The Streptomyces sp. NBC_00224 genome contains the following window.
GGTTCGTCCGTGTCGCCTTCAACCGGTCCCGCTCCACGCTAGCCGCCGCGCGCACCGGTCTGTCGGGATTCGCGGCAGCCCTACCGGACATGGCAGCCCCACCGGACATGGTGGCTTCGCCGGCGGCCGGGGCGGAGGCCGAATGACCCGCCCGCTCCCTCCGCAGTCCTCGGCCGAGGGCACCGTCGGAGTCGAGGAGGAGTTCCTGGTGGTGGACGCCGCCACCCGCGGCCCGGTGCCCGGGGCGGACCTCGTTCTGCCCGCCGCCGCACGGCTCGGCGCTGCCGTCACGGGGGAGCTGACACCCATGCAGGTCGAGTTGATAACACCGGTCTGCACCACGCTGGCCGAGGTCGGCGGTGCCCTGGCCCGGGGCCGCCTGGCTCTGGCCCGTGCCGCGGCGTCGCACGGCTGGCGGATCGCGGCCTCCGGCACTCCGGCACTCACATCTGCCGGACCACCTCCGCTGTGCGAGACACCCCGGTACCAGGCACTGGCCGACCGGTTCGGCAGCCTTGTCGACGAGCAAGGTACATGCGGTCTGCACATCCACGTCGGCGTTCCGGACCGGGACGAGGCCATACGCGCATGCGGTCATCTCAGACCGTGGCTGGCGTGTCTGCTGGCGATCAGCGCCAACTCCCCTTTCCACGCGGGCCGGGACACCGGTTACGCCAGTTGGCGCGCGGTGGTGGCCGGCCGCTGGCCCACCATCGGCCCTCCTCCGGTGATGGACGGACTGGAGGGGTACCACCAGGCCGTCGGCCGATTACGGCACCACGGTGTCGCCGAGGGCGAGCGGGACGTCTACTGGTGGGCGCGACCGTCCGCCACCTACCCCACGGTCGAGATCAGGATCGCCGACACGCAGCCCACTGTCGCCGACACTCTCCTCGTCGCCGCTCTGGCGCGTGCCGCCGTGCTGGAAGCACTGGACGCCGTACGGCGCGGCGTACGTCCTCCCTGTCTCGAGGACGCCGAGGTGAACGCCATGATCTGGCGGGCGGCCCGAGACGGGATGGCTCACCCCCGGACCGGCGACGATCCCGCCTCCGCCGTGGCCGTCCGCGTACAGCAGCTCGTCCGCCGGCTGCGCCCGCGCCTGGAGCAGATGGGTGACCTGGCCACCGTCATCCGCCTGCGCAGGCGGATGTGTTCCTTGGGCACGGGCGCCGATCGCCAGCGGGCAGCCGTACGACAGCACGGAGGCCTTCACGCAGCTGTCGACGCAGTCATTTTCCCCGTGACCGTGCAACGACAGTAGCGATGGCTTGGCCTGGACCAGCCGTGACGGAGGAGTGCCTCTATCCGCAGTCAGCTTCTTGATCGCCAGTGACACCGAGTGATTGCTTGCATGAACACATTGGAGTGTTCAGCGCTGGCAGCTGCGCGAGGCCAATCCCAACT
Protein-coding sequences here:
- a CDS encoding glutamate--cysteine ligase; this encodes MTRPLPPQSSAEGTVGVEEEFLVVDAATRGPVPGADLVLPAAARLGAAVTGELTPMQVELITPVCTTLAEVGGALARGRLALARAAASHGWRIAASGTPALTSAGPPPLCETPRYQALADRFGSLVDEQGTCGLHIHVGVPDRDEAIRACGHLRPWLACLLAISANSPFHAGRDTGYASWRAVVAGRWPTIGPPPVMDGLEGYHQAVGRLRHHGVAEGERDVYWWARPSATYPTVEIRIADTQPTVADTLLVAALARAAVLEALDAVRRGVRPPCLEDAEVNAMIWRAARDGMAHPRTGDDPASAVAVRVQQLVRRLRPRLEQMGDLATVIRLRRRMCSLGTGADRQRAAVRQHGGLHAAVDAVIFPVTVQRQ